From a single Leptospira neocaledonica genomic region:
- a CDS encoding sterol desaturase family protein encodes MRFVCELSWEYCVSGFALYQLKMNFLRYYPIAGLAFLIFWVWKKDFFQKFRIQKDFPKRERIIFELKQSAITLVMFSTIAVSVYILGKLKILHIKTYKDFAEYGLGYAIFSFLLLTIWHETWFYWAHRIMHHRKIYPYIHSVHHRSVNPSPMAAYNFHWVEAFLEGVYVVPALCILPLHFYVFLIHTFYAMIMNIWWHLGYEFFPKGWTIHPILKWINTSTHHNLHHQKFHGNYSLYFNFWDRIMGTNFKDYSESFENSSDVEKKEEISAIPSTYLQKS; translated from the coding sequence ATGAGATTCGTTTGTGAACTAAGTTGGGAATACTGTGTATCAGGTTTTGCTCTTTATCAGTTAAAAATGAATTTCCTGCGTTATTATCCGATTGCGGGACTTGCATTTCTGATCTTCTGGGTTTGGAAAAAGGACTTTTTTCAGAAATTCAGAATCCAGAAGGATTTCCCTAAAAGAGAAAGAATCATTTTTGAATTAAAACAATCGGCGATTACTTTGGTTATGTTCAGCACGATTGCTGTTTCAGTATATATTCTTGGAAAATTGAAGATCCTTCATATAAAAACGTATAAGGACTTTGCTGAATACGGATTAGGTTACGCGATATTCAGCTTTTTGTTGCTTACTATTTGGCATGAAACCTGGTTTTATTGGGCTCATAGGATTATGCATCATCGAAAAATTTATCCTTATATACATTCAGTGCATCATCGATCCGTAAATCCTTCTCCCATGGCTGCCTATAATTTTCATTGGGTGGAGGCTTTTTTGGAAGGTGTATATGTAGTTCCAGCTCTATGTATCCTTCCTCTTCATTTTTATGTTTTTTTAATTCATACTTTTTATGCGATGATTATGAATATCTGGTGGCATCTAGGATATGAGTTCTTTCCAAAAGGTTGGACTATTCATCCGATCTTAAAATGGATCAACACTTCTACCCATCATAATCTTCATCACCAAAAGTTTCATGGGAATTACAGTCTTTATTTTAATTTTTGGGATAGAATAATGGGTACAAACTTTAAGGATTATTCCGAAAGTTTTGAGAATAGTTCGGATGTGGAGAAGAAGGAGGAGATCTCCGCGATCCCCTCTACCTATTTGCAAAAATCTTAA